DNA from Aggregatimonas sangjinii:
CGCTTTAATTGCCGGAGTTGTGGCTTCCTTATTGATACCCGAGAAAAACATCGAACCGACCGAATAGGTAAGAAATCGATTCGGAATGGTCTTGGGTTAGTTATTTCCTTTTTTGAGTACAAATACCGCTGCAGTTTACAGTAATTTATCCGCTTTAAAATAAAAGGTCATGCCACAATCCACTACCTCTATAAGCGAATCGCTATCTTCTTTTTACGACCAATTCATCGCGCAACTTCCAGGCATTGCAATGGGAGTTTTAATTATTGTCCTGGGCCTTTTGATTGGATCATGGTTAGGCCAATTTGCCCGTAAAAAAATATCGGCAAGAACCGAAGACCCACTTATGAGCCGCTTTCTGGGGCAGGCGATCAAGTATACGCTCATCGTCATCGCCATAATGCTGGCCCTCAGGGCCGCAGGTCTAGGAGGTATCGCAACAGGCGTTTTAACCGCTGCCGGAGCAAGTGCCGTTGTTTTGGGCTTTGCGTTCAAGGACATAGGTGAAAATTTTATTGCAGGGATTATTCTGGCATTCAGTCGCCCTTTCAATGTAAACGACACGGTAGAAATCGGCGCGAATTTCGGAAAAGTCAAGGCGCTGGAGTTCCGCTATACAAAGTTGAAAACTTTTAATGGCAAAGACGTCTATATTCCGAATAGTGACGTGCTCACCAAACCGGTTACCAATTATACTGAAGATGGTTTTTATCGTTGGGATTTCGTCATCGGAATCGCCTATGAGGACAATATCAAGGGAGCCAAAGATACCGTGTTGGAAGCATTACGCAGAGAGCCAAACGTCATAGAGGATGATCAACACGAAAATTTTGTCGTCGAAGACGAGCTGGCTACAAGTACGGTTAATTTGAAGGTATTCTTCTGGGTGGATACGAAGGACTTTAGAAGAATGGCGTTGATCACTAAAGGAAACGTGGTGAAAAACGTGAAGGAAGCCTTGGAGGATGCTGGTTACTACATGCCAGCCGACATTCATGAGATTAAGCTCTATGGCGGCGAAACGGAATTTCCAGTGCGCTTACAACCCGAACAATCAAAAAACAAAAATCCATCCGACAATTGATTTTCAATTGCCGGTACGAAAAGGTTTTTTGAAAAACCTTAGTAGAATGCTTATCAATGGTACGATTTTACCATTCGGGTGTAATCAAAAACGCCTTTTTGCAACTCGTTAAAGTCACGTAGTTGTTTTTTGACCACCTTGGCAACGTCTTCAAAAGTTTTTTTGCGCTGCTTTACCGAACTAAGTACTTCATTATTCGAGCTTTTCAGCTGTTCCATGCGGCTTCTCAGAGATTGTACCTGTTCATAATGGGTTTGGGTACAGGGCTCGCAGGTATAGCTGTTGAGCGTGTTGCTCAGCTGCATCAAGTCTTTGTTGGCGCGTTGTAGGCGCAAAATTTCATTGGTGCTGGGCAGATTGCCTCCAATACGGTTGTGGGTTTTTTTCATGCCGTTCAGATTTTGGGTTGTTAACAAAATAAGCACCGCACACGTCGTGCGATAAGGATAAAAAATCGATTAAATTCGCCAATGAGCCGTCAATCGGGGGAAGAAAAAAATACAACTAATCCATCGGCAAAGGTAACTCTCGTATAGGATTCTCGTTTGTGCCCAAGGCACTTTATTGGTTGGACTCTTAAAGTTATAAAAATTGTAGGAATTTAGAAACAATCACTACTGTTAAAATTGGAAATTTAACTTT
Protein-coding regions in this window:
- a CDS encoding mechanosensitive ion channel family protein, coding for MPQSTTSISESLSSFYDQFIAQLPGIAMGVLIIVLGLLIGSWLGQFARKKISARTEDPLMSRFLGQAIKYTLIVIAIMLALRAAGLGGIATGVLTAAGASAVVLGFAFKDIGENFIAGIILAFSRPFNVNDTVEIGANFGKVKALEFRYTKLKTFNGKDVYIPNSDVLTKPVTNYTEDGFYRWDFVIGIAYEDNIKGAKDTVLEALRREPNVIEDDQHENFVVEDELATSTVNLKVFFWVDTKDFRRMALITKGNVVKNVKEALEDAGYYMPADIHEIKLYGGETEFPVRLQPEQSKNKNPSDN